The segment aaatgaatgaggatggtaaggaataaggctagattggtttgtaaaggatattcttagaaggaaggaattgattaaggtgaaacttttgcaccagtagctaggattgaagctgtaagaatatttcttgcctatgttgcttataaaaacaacaaggtttatcaaatggatgttaaatatgcattcttgaatggggatcttgatgaggaagtttaaattgagcaacctgatggtttttcactatcagatgatactgctatggtttgcaggttaatgaaagctttatatggattgaaacaagcacctagagcttggtatgcaaggttggataaatatcttttgaagtttgcttttactaagggcaatgctgacagtaatttatattataaaatcactgatgatatacttattgttgaagtatttattgatgacattatttttagaggtgaagataaattatgcatagaattttctaagaacacggagaaagaatttgagatgtctacgattggtgagatgaaatttttcttaggtttgcagattactcagagtgacaaaggtatttttatctgtcaaactaaatatgctaaggaattgttgaagaaatttggtatgggagattctaaactggtaattacacctatggttacaagtgataaactgacaaggaaagatgtttctgcaccgataaatcctacaagatagaaatctatgattggaggactactttatttgactcaaactaggtctgacattatgaatgatgtttgtattgttttaatatttcagagtgatcctagagaaaatcatgagatggtggtgaaaaggatttttagatacttgcaaggtacattagaatatggtttgtggtatcctaagaatgataactttactttatgtgcatatacagatgttgattgggctggagatgttgatgaccggaaaagtacttctggtggagctctcttttctcaaaatctctctctctccctatttctCTCTCCCTGTCTCTATTTCCCCTATTCatttctccctctctccatctctatctgtCTATCTCCACTTCTATCTATTTTTCTCtctacatctctccctctccctgtctctctatatctccttatatctctatctctttgtcactctatctcaccatgtttatctctttatctctccctatccctattcctctatatctatctatattttcctccatagctccccctctctatctccccattcctctatatatatttatctctccctcGATCTCTATCTATATATATTTGTCTCCTTCTTCTCTTGCTCTattttcatctctacctctatttttCTCTCTCCTTCTATCTATAGacgtctctccctctctctatccatccatctctctctctctcactccctattcatccatctctctccctctctctctctccctcttcctagacctctatatttatatattttttcctctctatctctatctagtcatatttcttcttccatgtctccctctatctccatctctatctatccctatatccctccctctcttcctctctctatataccactttctctctttatatttatcTTTCCATATCTCACTCTCTCATTCTCCCCTCtttatctatatatttatctctttcatatctatctatcccTTTGTcaactctctttatctctccctcttcttctctcCATATCGCTCTCCTCCATCTTCATATCTATtgtcctctctatctatatcttatttcctctctctctctctctctctctctctctctctctctctctctctctctctctctctctctctcacacacacacacacacacactcactcactcactctccCCCTTCTATCTTCGACatcttctattcctatctctccctctccatatTCCAAACATAACATGACCATACTAATAGTGGagcttgattatcttcttgattcataGGTTTTGTTTGAGTTGTGTTTGTATTCATGTAAGATGCATATATAGTTTATTTAAAGCTATGACTTCTCCATTGAGACATttattgcacaaacaacatcatttgatAACTCGCCTACCAGTCGACCTCAGTACTACACAAATGTATGAAAAAATTAGAGCAAAATTTTTCCTAAGACCTTTCATGCCTCTTTGGTGTACCCATTGCGCACCAAGGTAATATTGCTAGTGCATTTATTTGTAATAATAATATTCATTGTCCATGATAGTGTACTATAATTGATCTCTCCATACCAATTATGGGATGTTTAGATAGAAACAACAACTGTAAGGTTGTCTTGTATTAGGTGGTAGTGAAAATAATGAAATACAAACCTTTGCTTTCACCCCTCACACATGTAtatgacaaaaaaaatgaaaaatatgtaaaTCTTTCAAAAGATGTTTATGAAAGGAAATCATACTTTATCAAcacttttatttcaaataaaataaataataaaattatctaaggcaaaaaaaaagattttgagaataaaATTTTGTAATTATGATTAAATGAACCAAGAAAATAAACAACACATATGTTGTTCATAAACTAGTATTATATgtcattatttaaaataaaaattaatacatAAATTAGAGAACTTTTCAAGAGATCATGCCACCAATTTGACTCATTACTATTTGTTAAAGTTTTTATAGCAATGTAACAACTCCTCTCCTCCTCTTGCTAAATTTTTTTGGAGGTATAATAAAGACTAAATATATTGATACCCTTGCAAGGATCGGGGGACATTATATTACAATTACACCTCCTTCACAACTATTAATGCACAATTGTAACATGAAGATGGAAAAATATTGCCAAACATTATTGAAATTTGTATTTAGCATTTTCTTATGTATTTAACATTGTCAATGACAATAAGGAATAGATGGAATGCATGGGTGTTGTTAATAACGTTTTTGAATATCACCTCCCTAGAGTAGATATAGTGTTTATATCGAAGACCTACGAATGAATCATGGAAGTCACAAAAAATAGAAGATATTAAGGAAGTAGGAAGATTGGCTAGCCATAATAGACTACACCTAGTTATAATAAGGATGAGATCATCAAGCTATATACACTCTTCCTGCCAAGGAAAAGTCGCAAACAACTACATCTCATTTTGAACTTCTTAAGACAACTCTAATTAAacttgataatatatatatatggcacaTACTTGAAATATGATTGACAATGTAAAAACTTGATAGACATTTGCATGTATTTGCAACAACCTTTTTTATGATCTAGATATTGACCTATCTTATAGCCTACAATTTTGTTGATTTTCTTAATAGTAAACTTCATTGGTGGTCACACGTGTATCCTATGACTTAAAGAACCATTACAATGCAATTCGTgagattattttataattatttttaatatttatgacAATGGGATTGCTTCTATTTAGATGTTACATACTATTACAATGCATACATAAAGATACTCATTTATAATATTAGATTTACCATGGGACTTTATGTGTGACAATATTAATGACAGTTATAAAGTTACTTAGCTTTTATAACAATAGAAGATACTTCATAACAAATTCCCTTTTTCTATTGTAAATATTGAATGCACTCATGATAAAGACATGTAATAACATAGAAATGTATTTATCCCTATAACCATAAAGTTCTCAAATATATTTGCATGGGACCAAGAATTAAAATCTATCATTCTAGATTATTTCCAAAAACTATTTTTCTTGCCTTCAATGTATAGAAACATATATGCTTAGGAGAACATTCCAACATTTTTAAATTGACTAAACAAAAATTGTTAGTAAGAGGAATTAAATTCCCTATTAATATTATTTGACATTAAACATTCAGAAATATTCAAGATCCTTAATTTGATTGTGATAAACAATTGTACAAACAAACATTATATGTGGTGTATAGGTTTTAGTTTTCAATAGTATTTGCTACATATACAACTAATGGAAAATTATTCAATTTTCATATTATCAAATGGAATTTAACCTTTAGTATCATTTCTTAGGTTTGCGGTGAATGAAGTAGTCAATTTAATCATGCTATGAATATAATTCTAATATTCCTTTAAATCTCATAATGCACAATTTTGTAAAACCATGAATGTAGGAAATTGCAATGCAATATAAACTCCAATTTTATTTTTACACATCCAAATGATATTCTTTTCTCTCTATAAAATCTCATTATGAAGAGTTTTCAAAGGATATGCATATCTACCAACAACAACATaacaataattattttttatttctactGTAACAAATCTATTAGCTATCTCACTATGCAAAGGTAATCAAAATATCTACCCATAAATGAGACAAAATCTACATGCACTTATAGTAAATTACTTGCTGAATCTAGAATGTGtaatttaatctcaaatgatttaCTAACATAGGCAAAAGATGATACaattattccaaaataaaaaaacaatccAAAATGACAAGGATAATTGTGAGCCCTCATCTCCCATCAAGCATCTTTTGAATTGTGCATAGTTTCTGGTTTTGACTGTGAATTTTTTCCTTCAAATTGTTGTAAGTGTTTCTCAGCCTTTGTTTTTTTTCCATTCTCCACCTCCTCTAGATTTTCAGCTCATAAATATTAAGGATTTGTGAATACAATTCGTTGGAACTTTCATGTTATCATAAAACAGGTCTTTGACAGATATCCCAATACTGTCAAGAATCTTTCTAGAAACTGAAAATAAAACCTAATCCCTTCATCATTACTGCAGGTCAGACACGGTGCACATTGTTACAGTGCAAGCTTATTTTTCAGGTTGCTTCATTTAGGATCACCAATAATTTCTACAAGAACATTGTCCCTGTTTAAAATGATGGAAACGCTTTGCTATCACTATCCCTTGCAACAATCTTGCAGATAAATGGTGCTGCACTGTGATAATCAGCATATGCTCAAAATTATTAACCCTAATAGTTGTTCCAAGAGGCATGTTTTAAAAATCAGATGCAATTGCCAAACTTTCCATTATGGCAGGGAAATGATTATTTTTCCTCCTCTTCCACATAATTAAGTAATGTCTTGGAAAATACCCTACCGCCTTCATCTCCTGAGTCAATTTCTCCAACCTTGCGTTTGACCTATTGTATCTGTGGATGCAATCCATCTCCACTACAAAAAGCATGTACCATTTTATGGccttcaatccaactacatccaggGCTCTTTTCAATTCCTCTATCtttcatcaatctccttaccaTTTGAACCTCATCCCACCTGCCCACTTCTGCATAGATGTTTGAGAGAAGAACATAAGTTGCAGTATTTTTAGGATCCAAATCAAAAAGCAGTATCGCTGTAAATACTCCTAAGCCTATATTCATATGTGATCTACAGGCACCAAGAAAACACATCCACACAACCAACACAGGTTTCACTGGCATCTTAATAATAAAGTTTAGGGTGTCCTCAAGATAGCCAGCACGGCCTAGAAGGTCAACCATGCACACATAATGATCAACTGTAGGTGTAATGCAATAGGGGTTACTCATGTGGTTGAAGTATGTACAGCCCTCATCTACTAAACCTGCATGGCTGCATGCACATAGAACACAAGCAAAGCTTACAGTGTCAGGATATGTTCCagagtgcttcattaattcaaaggTTTTGAGAGCATCCTTGCAAactccattttgtgcatatcctgcaatcatcgcattccatgtgatgacatctctttgaggcattccatcaaacagttcacgtgccttgtctatgcttccacattttgcatacatgtctaccagagcatttccaacttTAACATTGGACAAAATTTCCCCTTcccttatgctttgatggatgtccataccttgttccaaagctcccattttggcacaggcagggaggatggtGGCAAACGTTGCAGAATTTTGCTTTActcctgccaattgcatttgcttgaaagtttctaaagcctttcgaACAAAGCCATTTtgagcatatcctgcaatcattgtattccacgaaatgacatctctttcaagcattctgtcaaatagttcatgtgccttgtctatgcttccacattttgcatacatgtctaagagagcatttccaactataatatctgatgAAAATCCCCCAACCATTACgcattgatggatgtccataccgtgttccaaagttcccattttggcacaggcagggaggatgctggcaaaggttgcagaatttggctttacacctgccaattgcatttgctcaaaagtttctaaagccttttcataaaatccattttgtgcatatccagcaatcatgaCATTCCATGAGACCTCATTTCTTTTTGGCATTTTGTCGAACAAtttatgtgccttgtctatgcttccacattttgcatacatgtccacTAGGGCTGTTGTAACTGCAACATCGGATAAAGTTCCACTATTCTTTAtgatttgatggatgtccataccttgttctaaagctcccattttagcACAAGCAGGGAGGACACTGgcaaaagttgtggaatttggctttacacctgccaattgcatttcctTGAAAGTTTCTAGagccctttcaacaaatccattttgtgcatatcctgcaatcatggtattccatgagaccacatttctttgaggcattctgtcaaacagttcacgagccttgtttatgcttccacattttgcatgcatgtctaccagggcagtggcaactacaacatctgacaagattcccctatccgttatgctttgatggatgtccataccatgttccaaagctcccaatttggcacaggcagggaggatgctggcaaaggttgtggaatttggctttacgcctgccaattgcatttgctttaacatttctaaagccttttcaaggaatccattttgtgcatatcctgcaatcatggcattccatgagaccacatttctttgaggcattctctCAAACAATTCTCGTGCCGTGTGaaggcttccacattttgcatacatgtctagcaGGGTATTTCCAACTATAACATCTGACAAAAACCCCCcttcaattatgctttgatggatatccattccctgttccaaagctcccattttggcacaggcagagaGAATGCTGATTAAGGTTGTGgagtttggctttacacctgcgaattgcattt is part of the Cryptomeria japonica chromosome 10, Sugi_1.0, whole genome shotgun sequence genome and harbors:
- the LOC131048010 gene encoding pentatricopeptide repeat-containing protein At3g16610-like, whose protein sequence is MLKEALHILLTTHNPPEDCSTYLQLLHTCILKNALSQGNKVHSLIAHRRFAFAKCASFHNKLICMYVKCGSLENARKVFDLMQDRDRVSWNTIIAAYRRHGYPHEAVTLFHQMQRTGFQPDQFIFASVLPACAKMGALEQGMDIHQGIMEGNFLSDIIVGNALVDMYAKCGSLHRARELFDIMPHRNVVSWNAMIAGYAKNGFFEKALETFKQMQSAGVKPNSTTFASVLPACAKMGALEQGMDIHQSMQDRGILSDVVVATALVDMYAKCGSIDKAREVFDRMPQRNVVSWTAMIAGYAQNGIVEKALETFKQMQLAGLKPNSTTFASILSACAKMGDLDYGMVIHQSIMEGKFLSDNIVGNALIDMYAKCGSIDRARELFDRMPQRDVISWNAMIAGYAQNGFVEKALETLKQMQFAGVKPNSTTLISILSACAKMGALEQGMDIHQSIIEGGFLSDVIVGNTLLDMYAKCGSLHTARELFERMPQRNVVSWNAMIAGYAQNGFLEKALEMLKQMQLAGVKPNSTTFASILPACAKLGALEHGMDIHQSITDRGILSDVVVATALVDMHAKCGSINKARELFDRMPQRNVVSWNTMIAGYAQNGFVERALETFKEMQLAGVKPNSTTFASVLPACAKMGALEQGMDIHQIIKNSGTLSDVAVTTALVDMYAKCGSIDKAHKLFDKMPKRNEVSWNVMIAGYAQNGFYEKALETFEQMQLAGVKPNSATFASILPACAKMGTLEHGMDIHQCVMVGGFSSDIIVGNALLDMYAKCGSIDKAHELFDRMLERDVISWNTMIAGYAQNGFVRKALETFKQMQLAGVKQNSATFATILPACAKMGALEQGMDIHQSIREGEILSNVKVGNALVDMYAKCGSIDKARELFDGMPQRDVITWNAMIAGYAQNGVCKDALKTFELMKHSGTYPDTVSFACVLCACSHAGLVDEGCTYFNHMSNPYCITPTVDHYVCMVDLLGRAGYLEDTLNFIIKMPVKPVLVVWMCFLGACRSHMNIGLGVFTAILLFDLDPKNTATYVLLSNIYAEVGRWDEVQMVRRLMKDRGIEKSPGCSWIEGHKMVHAFCSGDGLHPQIQ